From a single Rhodococcus jostii RHA1 genomic region:
- a CDS encoding DUF4185 domain-containing protein, whose translation MSFVKSLNPLAQFDIGGTDLGIPFRMPNGQIGFVLGDTFAGTQPQVGGPNWRSPMLLRSNTHDVTTPITFASAARNAKQLWDYVHDNPEYSTILPCDAISIGARIYLWVMVTQGLGNEKWCEIRYSDDLGESWTDTGVKWSTSVYGGKRTMVTWEKGGDGFVYVISTGGLARNKNAILHRVPEAQIASPSAWVPWGWNGTWGWGNPPGDDPTRGILPDRTKLGEICLRRIQGNLVFSGFDAGAYNAFVKVAAKPTDNWHTAKTYRPVKGSFFGPGGPDVVDRLYGCYIHPDSRFDRPGGFAMIVSQWAADGNPYRAMQYRISGITPVTPVTTTLSGEMTPAVTTLTDHPTAEGTTAMAFPFVPVAGGNNIISSGFRTPGRPDHNGIDFAAPQGEPIYAVEDGVVVRSGPASGFGNWIVLDHQATLHVDTVYGHMRAADLLVSQGMFVRAGQQIARVGNEGDSTGPHLHFEVWTSPGRFGGAAIDPKPLLVGSANPPTGTIDPAAGTFYGVDISNHQGNFDIAATKREGFSFIAAKCTEGDFFKDSFWPRNRDLMQQHFPGMFCGYHFARNGDPITAQVTNLKAHLGDPNIPVMLDYEDPNTPGSGANLRQLVDAINAAGMRVCAIYLPRWYWQGHMGSPPLNDLPPLWNSHYVTASGFASVIYPGKGFAGWKDYTPGAPVEILQFSDKGRVAGKLVDVNAYEGTLDELRTPFGGAPGKLSVDDCVLDFWLQLLGPGGAGWPQLNNRSVVDALAEIGMHHGVPGMTPPPAGAAAASLPATTADRARDVFDQIRGPDGTGWNQLGNRSLVDAIAAIGHQLGVPGY comes from the coding sequence ATGTCGTTCGTCAAGTCCTTGAATCCGCTGGCGCAGTTCGATATCGGCGGCACCGACCTGGGCATTCCGTTTCGGATGCCGAACGGTCAGATCGGGTTCGTCCTCGGTGACACGTTCGCCGGGACACAACCCCAGGTGGGTGGGCCGAATTGGCGTTCCCCGATGCTCCTCCGCAGTAACACCCACGATGTGACCACGCCGATCACCTTTGCGTCGGCGGCGCGCAACGCGAAGCAGTTGTGGGACTACGTGCACGACAACCCGGAGTACTCCACGATTCTGCCGTGCGATGCGATCTCGATCGGCGCCCGGATCTACCTGTGGGTGATGGTCACCCAGGGTCTCGGGAACGAGAAGTGGTGCGAGATCCGGTATTCCGATGACCTCGGTGAGAGCTGGACCGACACCGGCGTGAAGTGGTCCACCTCTGTCTACGGCGGCAAACGCACTATGGTCACTTGGGAGAAGGGGGGTGACGGGTTCGTCTATGTCATCTCCACCGGCGGTCTGGCCCGGAACAAGAACGCGATCCTGCACCGGGTGCCCGAGGCTCAGATCGCCTCCCCGTCCGCGTGGGTGCCGTGGGGCTGGAACGGCACCTGGGGTTGGGGTAACCCGCCCGGTGACGACCCCACCCGGGGCATCCTCCCGGACCGCACCAAGTTGGGTGAGATCTGCCTGCGCCGGATCCAGGGCAACCTGGTGTTCTCCGGGTTCGATGCCGGCGCCTACAACGCCTTTGTGAAGGTCGCGGCGAAGCCGACCGACAATTGGCACACCGCGAAAACCTATCGACCGGTGAAGGGCTCGTTCTTCGGTCCGGGTGGTCCCGATGTCGTCGATCGGCTCTACGGCTGCTACATCCACCCCGACAGCCGGTTCGACCGTCCTGGCGGCTTCGCCATGATCGTCAGCCAGTGGGCGGCGGACGGCAACCCCTACCGGGCGATGCAATACCGCATCTCCGGCATCACACCGGTGACGCCGGTGACCACCACCCTGTCCGGGGAGATGACTCCGGCGGTCACGACCCTGACCGACCACCCCACCGCTGAAGGGACAACTGCAATGGCTTTCCCGTTTGTGCCCGTCGCTGGCGGCAACAACATCATCTCCTCCGGTTTCCGCACCCCGGGGCGGCCCGATCACAACGGCATCGACTTCGCCGCACCCCAGGGCGAGCCGATCTACGCCGTCGAGGACGGGGTGGTCGTCCGCTCCGGCCCGGCCTCCGGCTTCGGGAACTGGATCGTCCTCGACCACCAGGCCACCCTCCACGTGGACACCGTCTACGGGCACATGCGCGCTGCGGACCTGCTCGTCTCGCAGGGCATGTTCGTCCGCGCCGGCCAGCAGATCGCCCGGGTCGGCAACGAGGGCGACTCCACCGGTCCGCACCTGCACTTCGAGGTCTGGACCTCGCCCGGCCGCTTCGGGGGTGCCGCGATCGACCCGAAACCGCTCCTCGTCGGCTCCGCCAACCCACCCACCGGCACCATCGACCCGGCCGCGGGGACCTTCTACGGGGTCGACATCTCCAACCACCAGGGGAACTTCGACATCGCCGCCACCAAACGCGAAGGATTTTCCTTCATCGCGGCCAAGTGCACCGAGGGCGACTTCTTCAAGGACTCCTTCTGGCCCCGCAACCGCGACCTGATGCAACAGCACTTCCCCGGCATGTTCTGCGGCTACCACTTCGCCCGCAACGGTGACCCGATCACCGCACAGGTCACCAACCTCAAGGCGCACCTCGGGGACCCGAACATCCCGGTCATGCTCGACTACGAAGACCCGAACACCCCCGGTAGCGGCGCCAACCTGCGCCAGCTTGTCGACGCCATCAACGCCGCGGGCATGCGGGTGTGCGCGATCTACCTGCCCCGCTGGTACTGGCAAGGCCACATGGGCTCCCCTCCCCTGAACGATCTCCCCCCGCTGTGGAATTCGCACTACGTCACCGCCTCCGGGTTCGCCTCCGTCATCTACCCCGGGAAAGGATTCGCCGGCTGGAAGGACTACACCCCCGGCGCACCGGTCGAGATTCTGCAGTTCTCCGACAAGGGGCGGGTCGCCGGGAAACTGGTCGATGTCAACGCCTACGAGGGCACCCTGGACGAGCTGCGGACCCCGTTCGGTGGCGCCCCCGGCAAACTGAGCGTCGACGACTGCGTCCTGGACTTCTGGCTGCAGCTGCTCGGCCCCGGCGGGGCGGGTTGGCCCCAACTGAACAACCGCTCCGTCGTCGACGCACTCGCCGAGATCGGCATGCACCACGGCGTTCCCGGGATGACACCCCCACCAGCCGGCGCCGCGGCCGCCTCGCTGCCTGCCACTACCGCGGACCGGGCCCGCGACGTGTTCGATCAAATCCGAGGACCCGACGGCACAGGCTGGAATCAGCTCGGGAATCGCTCGCTCGTCGACGCCATCGCCGCCATCGGCCACCAACTCGGGGTACCCGGGTATTGA
- a CDS encoding S8 family peptidase codes for MTGPGSRGADGGSSRDDFSGERLDRQTAPPELEDDDNRRRWGLGAAPEDRGPYLIELNVLHIDGLSGATNAFRQLFTDVLGARTGSGEAAGPWQLTKISKGYFRCEMTLAEWKQLVAADQERALRAAAAAAAAARRRRHADDNPGAGAAPPSDFPYRTIYRLWPDFPVRAHICKSVSTIKADAALRSFEASGEGICWAVLDSGIDATHPHFGDPDGEHLLLDAAVRNLHRCFVEVDGHRLPDPDEDPADGGPLSREDRGQRIDLHRTSALTDPLGHGTHVAGIIAGRASKTVTNVVLERQDRIVAGDEDDNEPSRVTVTNARVIGTDRERERFHGVAPGCHLVSLRVLDDQGAGRSSDIVRALEYIREKLNDNPKLLRVHGVNLSVGYDFDAEMFACGQSPLCTEVNRLVQSGVIVVAAAGNTGYSTLPTSTRVTKVGLSNTINDPGNAAGAITVGSTHRDSPHTFGISYFSSKGPTADGRLKPDLVAPGERIVSCAAGTKQATALAKLAHQSPPGFGAAAPPGSPPAHTAYYLEDSGTSMAAPHVSGAIAAFLSIRQEFIGRSDEIKRIFLASAVPLGRERYFEGHGLVDLMKAIQSV; via the coding sequence ATGACCGGCCCAGGTTCTCGGGGCGCCGACGGCGGATCCTCTCGGGACGACTTCTCGGGCGAGCGCCTCGACCGGCAGACTGCACCCCCCGAGCTCGAGGATGACGACAACCGCCGACGGTGGGGCCTGGGCGCCGCCCCCGAAGACCGCGGTCCGTACCTCATCGAGCTGAACGTCCTGCATATCGACGGGCTTTCCGGTGCCACCAACGCCTTCCGTCAACTCTTCACCGACGTCCTCGGTGCGAGGACCGGCAGCGGGGAGGCGGCTGGGCCGTGGCAGCTGACGAAGATATCCAAAGGCTACTTCCGCTGCGAGATGACACTGGCGGAGTGGAAGCAGCTGGTGGCGGCCGACCAGGAACGCGCACTCCGGGCGGCCGCTGCCGCCGCCGCGGCGGCCCGCCGGCGACGACACGCGGACGACAATCCCGGTGCCGGCGCCGCGCCGCCCTCCGACTTCCCGTACCGCACCATTTACCGACTGTGGCCCGACTTCCCCGTCCGCGCCCACATCTGCAAGTCCGTCTCCACCATCAAGGCCGACGCCGCCCTGCGTTCCTTCGAAGCCAGTGGTGAGGGCATCTGCTGGGCGGTCCTGGATTCGGGGATCGACGCCACGCATCCGCATTTCGGCGACCCCGACGGTGAACACCTGCTGCTCGACGCCGCGGTCCGCAATCTGCACCGATGTTTCGTCGAAGTGGACGGCCACCGGCTTCCCGACCCGGACGAGGACCCGGCCGACGGCGGCCCGCTGTCCCGGGAGGACCGCGGCCAGCGGATCGACCTGCACCGCACCTCGGCTCTGACCGACCCGCTGGGACACGGGACTCATGTGGCCGGGATCATCGCCGGGCGTGCCTCGAAGACGGTGACCAACGTGGTCCTCGAACGCCAGGACCGGATCGTCGCGGGCGACGAGGACGACAACGAACCCTCCCGGGTGACGGTGACCAACGCGCGAGTCATCGGCACCGACCGCGAACGTGAACGGTTCCACGGGGTGGCACCGGGCTGTCATCTGGTGAGCCTGCGTGTCCTCGATGATCAGGGTGCGGGCAGGTCCAGCGACATCGTCCGGGCTTTGGAATACATCCGCGAGAAGCTCAACGACAATCCCAAGCTGCTGCGGGTGCACGGGGTGAACCTCAGTGTGGGATACGACTTCGATGCCGAGATGTTCGCCTGCGGCCAAAGCCCGCTGTGCACGGAGGTGAATCGGTTGGTGCAGTCCGGTGTCATCGTGGTCGCGGCAGCCGGCAACACCGGCTACTCCACGCTCCCCACCAGCACCCGCGTGACGAAGGTGGGGTTGTCCAACACCATCAACGATCCCGGCAATGCCGCCGGCGCGATCACCGTCGGATCAACGCACCGCGACTCGCCGCACACCTTCGGGATCTCGTACTTCTCGTCGAAGGGGCCCACCGCCGACGGGCGCCTCAAGCCGGACCTCGTGGCGCCCGGAGAACGCATCGTCTCCTGCGCGGCCGGGACCAAGCAGGCCACGGCACTGGCGAAGCTCGCCCACCAGTCGCCGCCGGGGTTCGGGGCCGCCGCCCCGCCCGGCAGCCCGCCCGCGCACACCGCGTACTACCTCGAAGACAGCGGAACCAGCATGGCGGCACCCCACGTGTCCGGAGCGATCGCCGCGTTCCTCTCGATCCGGCAGGAATTCATCGGGCGCTCCGACGAGATCAAACGGATCTTCCTCGCCAGCGCGGTGCCCCTGGGCCGCGAACGCTACTT